The Chryseolinea soli nucleotide sequence TCTGTCCGCAGTAGCAAACCCTGAGCCCGGCGCGATTCAGCTTCCAGCACAGATCGATCTCTTCCATGTGGGCAAAGAAGTCCTCATCGAAACCACCCCTGTCGTGGAACGCATCGGCCCGGATCGCCAGGCATGCACCCGAGGCCCAGAACACATCAGTGGTGTCGTTGTATTGCCCCATGTCCTGCTCCACGACATCAAACAGGCGGCCGCGGCAAAAGGGATAGCCCAGGGCATCGATAAGTCCGCCACCGGCCCCGGCATATTCGAAGGTGTCGCGCTGGCGATAGGAGAGGATCTTGGGCTGCACGGCGGCAATAGTCTCATCCGAATCCAGGAGCTGCGTCAGGGGGGACAACCAAAGGGGGGTGACTTCAATATCGGAATTCAACAACACGTAGTAGTCGGCCTGCACCTGCAGCAGGGCCCGGTTATAGCCGCCACAGTAGCCGTAGTTCTTGTCCAGCACAATGCGCTTCACCGACGGGAAATCCTTCTGAAGTATGGCCAGAGAGTTGTCGGTGGAGGCGTTGTCGGCCACGATGATCTCCGCGCCTCCGGAATGCTGCAGCACCG carries:
- a CDS encoding glycosyltransferase family 2 protein, encoding MSQTAVVILNYNGAALLPTFLPSVLQHSGGAEIIVADNASTDNSLAILQKDFPSVKRIVLDKNYGYCGGYNRALLQVQADYYVLLNSDIEVTPLWLSPLTQLLDSDETIAAVQPKILSYRQRDTFEYAGAGGGLIDALGYPFCRGRLFDVVEQDMGQYNDTTDVFWASGACLAIRADAFHDRGGFDEDFFAHMEEIDLCWKLNRAGLRVCYCGQSTIYHLGAGTLGYNNPRKTYLNFRNGLSLIFKHFDRGELLYKLPFRLWLDWLAAVVFLLKGQPANFHAVGKAHLHFIRHYARDKRKRRAIHDQYPRYSRKAIYPGSIVFDFYVRGKRRVGQ